The Rhizobium rhododendri nucleotide sequence TCATCGACCAGGGTGTCGGCAGAAAGCCTGCAGACATCGTCCTCAAGGGCGGGAGGTTCTTCGATCTGGTGACGGGCGAGCTCGTCGCCTCCGACATCGCCATCTGCGGCGACCGCATCGTCGGCACCTGCGGCGACTACATCGGCGTCGAGGAGATCGACATCACCGGCCGCATCGTCGTGCCCGGCTTCATCGATACGCACCTGCACATCGAATCCTCGCTAGTGACACCGCACGAGTTCGACCGTTGCGTGCTGCCCTACGGCGTGACGACAGTCATCTGCGATCCGCACGAAATTGCCAACGTGCTTGGCACCGAAGGCATCCAGTTCTTCCTCGATTCGGCGCTCGAGACGATCATGGACATCCGCGTCCAATTGTCGTCCTGCGTGCCCGCCACCCATCTGGAAACTTCGGGCGCCGATCTGCCGATCGAGCGGCTATTGCCGTTCCGCGACCATGAAAAGGTCATTGGCCTCGCCGAGTTCATGAATTTCCCGGGCGTGATCCACAAGGATCCGATCTGCATGGCCAAGCTGGAAGCCTTCCAGGGCGATCATATCGATGGCCATGCCCCTCTCCTCAGAGGCAACGACCTGAACGGCTACATCGCAGCCGGCATCCGCACGGAACACGAGGCGACATCCGCAGAAGAGGCCATGGAGAAAATCCGCAAGGGCATGCATATCCTGGTGCGAGAAGGCTCCGTATCCAAGGACCTGCACGCGCTGATGCCTATTATCACCGAGCGCCTTTCGCCCTTCATCGCCCTCTGCACCGACGACCGCAATCCTCTCGACATCGCTGAGCAGGGCCATCTCGACTACATGATCCGTACGGCCATCGCCGCCGGCGTCGAGCCACTGGCGATCTATCGCGCCGCCTCGATCTCGGCGGCCCGGGCCTTCGGTCTGCGCGATCGCGGACTGGTGGCGCCCGGCTGGCGCGCCGATCTGGTGGTGGTCGACAGCCTCGAAAGCTGCAAGGCAGGCATGGTCTTTGCCGGCGGCAGGCTGGTGACCGATGCGCTGTTTGCCACCCGCAAAAGCATCGCTCCCGTCGGCCTCGACAGCGTCAAGGCGCGCACGGTCAATGCTGCCGATTTCGGTGTCCCCTTCACCGATGGCGAAACCTCCGTCATCGGCGTGCTACCCGGCAAGATCATCACCGAGCATCGCCGCTTCCGCCTGCCCTCGGTCGGCAACCAGACGACCGTCGACCTTGCCCGCGATATCATCAAGGTCGCCGTCATTGAGCGGCACGGCAAGAACGGCAATCACGCCAACGCCTTCGTCCAGGGTTTTGGGCTGAAGAAGGGCGCCATCGCCTCGACTGTCGGCCATGACAGCCACAACATCTGCGTCGTCGGCGTCAGCGAGGACGACATGGCACAGGCCGTGCAGCGCCTGAGCGAGATCAAGGGCGGCTTCGTCGTCGTCGAGGACGGCAGGATCACCGGCGAGATCGCGCTGCCGATCGCCGGCCTGATGAGCCTGGAACCCTACGAGCGCGTCCGCGACACCTTGCATCACCTGCGCAACGCTGCTTTTGCGGTGGGCTCGACACTGCAGGAGCCCTTCCTGCAACTGGCCTTCCTGCCCCTCCCCGTCATCCCCCACCTGAAGATTTCGGACAGGGGACTGGTGGATGTCGATGCATTCAGGCTGATCGGGTAAACGGGCCTGCAGGGCCTTCAAGCCATGCTTGTTTGGTGGTATCTTCCGTCCATGTTCATCGTCACCAGGATGCTGGATATCTAACCTACGCCAGCATCGGACTGGCGAGGCCGCTGGAGCACAAATGAAAAAGCTTGAGCATATAGAGCGGACCGTCGAGGAACTCGATCCCACGGAATTCGAGGCCTTCAGTAACTGGTTCGAGGCCTTGCAAGCCAGGCGGTGGGACGGTCGCATTGAGGCAGACGAGAAAGACGGAAAGCTCGATCGGCTGGCAGCTGGCGCCCTTTCCGCATTTCGGTCAGGGAAGACCAGGCCGCTTTGAGGCACGTCGCCACTGCTGAATTCTGGCAGGCATACGAGGCTCTGCCAGAACGTGTGCAGAAGGTGGCTGACCAAAATTTCGAATTATTGAAGACAAGCCCGATGCATCCTTCTCTTCATTTCAAGAAGGTCGGCAACCTTTGGTCCGCCCGAGTGGGCTTGTCGTGGAGGGCTCTTGCAGCGCAAGACGGCCAGACCATCATCTGGTTCTGGATTGGATCCCACACAGACTACGACAAGCTGCTGCGCTGACTTTTTTCACACCAGCCCGCAAAACACATCCATCGCCTCCAGCGTCACTGTCGTCGGTGTCGATTTCGGGTTGAAGCCGGGCATCGGCATGGCAGCCTTGACCGTCAGCCCCTGTGGCAGCGAAAGTTCGATCATCGTCCGTCCGAGATTGAAAACGAAGACCAGCGTTTCGCCATTCTTTTCCCGCGTGAAGGCGAGCACATCCTCGTTTGTGGCGAGGAAAGTCAGGTCGCCGTCGAACAGCATCGGGTGCTGTCGTCGGAATGCCAGCGTCTGGCGATAGTGGGCGAGCACGGAAGAGCCATCCTCCTCCTGCCGGTCGACCGCCAGTGTCGCATGCTGGTATGGCACCGGCAGCCACGACTTCTCCGCTGTCGAGAAGCCCGCATGAACGCTGGCCGCTTCCCAGGGCATGGGCGTCCGGCATCCGTCGCGCCCCTTGAAGGCCGGCCAGAAGCGGATGCCGTAGGGATCTCGCAGGTCCTCAAAGGCAAGGTCGGCTTCGGGTAGTCCGAGCTCCTCACCCTGATAGAGGCAGATCGAGCCCCGCAAAGTCGCGAGCAGCGAGATCGCAAGTTTTGCGACACGAGCCCGCTCGGCCTCCGTCTCGGCAAAACGGCTGGCATGGCGAACGACGTCGTGGTTGGAGAACGCCCAGCAGACCCAGCCGTCGGTAACGCTCTCCTGGAAGGCGCTGACGCAGCGACGGAAATGCGCCGGCGTGAATTCCGGCCCGAGCAGGTCGAACGTGTAGCACATGTGCAGCTTGTCGCCGCCGGACGTATAGGCAGCCAGCGTCTGCAACGAGCGGGCGCCATCGCCGACCTCGCCGACGGTCGCGCGGTTCTCATAGGTGTCGAGCAGCGCTCGCAGCCGCTTCAGGAAGCCGATATTTTCCGGCTGCGTCTTGTCATAAAGGTGGCTCTGCATGCCGTAGGGATTGGTATCGGGAGCATCCAGACCGGCGGCATCGTCGCTCGGCAAGGCCGGCGGATTGTCGCGCAGTTGCTTGTCGCAGAAGTAGTAGTTCACCGTATCCAGACGAAATCCGTCGACACCGCGGTCGAGCCAGAATTTGACGGCGGCAAGCACCGCATCCTGGACACGCGGGTTGTGGAAATTGAGATCCGGCTGCGAGGTCAGAAAATTGTGCTGGTAGTACTGGCGGCGGATACCATCCCACTCCCAGCCGGGGCCGCCGAAAATCGACAGCCAGTTGTTCGGCGCCGTGCCGTCTGGCTTGGGGTTGGCCCAGACGTACCAGTCGGCTTTCGGATTGTCGCGGCTCGTGCGGCTTTCGACGAACCAGGGATGGACGTCCGATGTATGAGAGATCACCTGGTCGATAATCACCTTGATCCCGAGTGCATGGGCGGCGGTCATCATCTCGTCGAAATCGGCCAATGTCCCGAAAATCGGGTCGACATCGCAATAGTCGGAGACATCGTACCCCATGTCTGCCATCGGCGAGGTGAAGAACGGCGCCAGCCAGATCGCGTCTACCCCGAGCGAGGCGATGTAGGGCAAACGCAGCGTGATGCCCTTGATGTCGCCAAGTCCGTCGCTGTTGGTATCCTGGAAGGATCGCGGATAGACCTGATAGATTACCGCACCACGCCACCAGTCCTTCGCCGCCGTTCCGCTCGTTGAATTCATGTAACAATGCGCCTTCGCTTCAATATCCAGGTGTGTCCGCACACTAGCCTGCGGCCGCAAAATTACAAATCGAAACAATCGCGCTGGTGAATTCCCATCCCAGAACGGTTCGTTAAAGCAACAGAAACGCCGTCCACAGACAAATGCATGTCGTTTTCCATATCGCGGTTTTAGGGGTTGAATCGTCGGTAGGCTGCGATACGTTGCGCTCTTGCTTGCGTGACCAGTTCACCTGCGGGAACAAGAACGACCTTGCTAACAAGGCGAACATAGAAAGATCGGCTTCCATGACATATCTGACCAAGGTATTTTACGCGTCCGCGCTCGTCGGATCGCTATTGTCCCTGTCGGCGCATGCCGCCACGCTCAACGTCCAGAACGGTGGCGATCCCCAGTCGCTCGATCCGCAAAAGATGTCCAGCGACTACGAGAACCGCATTGCCGGCGACATCTTCGAGGGCCTCACCACCGAAGACGCCAAGGACAACGCCATCCCGGGCCAGGCCGAAAGCTGGACGATTTCTCCGGATGGCAAGGTTTATACGTTTAAGCTGCGCGACGGCATCAAGTGGTCCGATGGCCAGCCGGTAACGGCAGAGGACTTCGTCTTCGCCTTCCAGCGCCTCGTCGATCCCAAGAACGCTGCCGAATACGCCTACCTGCAGTTCACCATCAAGAACGCCGAGAAGATCAACAAGGGTGAGATCACCGATTTCAGCCAGCTCGGCGTCAAGGCCATCGACCCGAAGACCCTCGAGATCACCCTCGACAACGCAACCCCCTATTTCCTCAATGCGCTGACGCACTACACCGCCTATCCTCTCCCCAAGCACGTCATCGACGCCAAGGGCGCCGACTGGGTCAAGATCGGCAACATCGTCACCAACGGCCCATACAAGCCGACGGAATGGGTCCCGGGCTCCTATGTCACGACGGTCAAGAACGATCAGTACTGGGATGCCAAGAACGTCAAGATCGATGGCGTGAAGTTCTTCGTCATGGAAGACCAGTCGGCCGCTCTCAAGCGTTACCGCGCCGGCGAATTCGACATCCTGACGTCCTTCCCTGCAGACCAGTACCAGTGGCTGAAGACCAACATGCCCGGCCAGGCGCACGTTGTGCCGTTCCTCGGCACCTACTATTACGTCGTCAACGCCACCAAGCCTCCGTTCAACGACAAGCGCGTCCGCCAGGCCCTGTCGATGGCCGTCAACCGCGAAGTCATCGGCCCGAAGGTTCTCGGCACCGGCGAACTGCCGATGTATTCCTGGGTGCCGCCGGGCACCGCCCATTACGGTGAGCCGGCCCAGATCAAGTGGAAGGACGAGCCCTACGCCCAGAAGGTCGAGGAAGCCAAGAAGCTGCTGAAGGAAGCAGGCTTCGGCCCGGACCATCCGCTGCACGCCCAGCTCCGCTATAACACCAACGACAACCACAAGCGCATCGCTGCCGCGATCGCCTCCATGTGGAAGCCGCTCGGCGTCGAAATCGAGCTCTACAACACCGAGACCAAGGTGCATTACGACGAGATGCAGCACGGCAAGGTCGAAATCGGCCGCGCCGGCTGGCTCGCCGACTACAATGACCCGATCAACTTCCTCAACCTCCTGTCGACGGGCGTCGACATGAACTACGGCCGCTGGAGCAATGCGGAATACGATGCGCTGCTCAAGCAGGGGAATGCGGAGACCGATCTCGACAAGCGTGCTGCCCTGTTCAAGCAGGCCGAGCAGATCGCGCTCGACGACAGCGCTGCGATCCCGATCTACTACTATGTGTCGCAGAGCGTGGTGTCGCCGAAGATCGCTGGATATGAAGACAATATCCAGGACATCCACCGTACCCGCTGGCTGTCAATCAAAGAGTAAGGGACACGGGCTCCCTTTGGCCTTGCCGGAGGGAGCCTATCCACGCCCATGATCAAATATGCATTCCGTCGCCTTTTATCGACAATCCCAGTCATGTGGATTGCCGTGACACTGAGCTTTTTCGTCCTGCGCCTGGCGCCGGGCGGGCCCTTCGATGGCGAGCGCCCTTTGCCGCCCGTCATCCTGAAAAATCTGGCGGCTCATTACAACCTCGATAAGCCGCTGATCGAGCAGTACTTCATCTACATGTACGACGTCCTCCACGGCGATCTCGGCCCCTCCTTTGCCAACCAGGACTTCACTGTCACCCAGCAGATCATGTCCGGCCTGCCTTATACACTGACCATCGGCAGCATCGCTTTTGTCGTCGCCGTGCTGGTCGGCGTTCTCGTCGGCTGTCTCGGGGCGCTGTACCAGAACCGGCAGGCCGATTACTGGCTCGGCGGCACCCTGCTGATCGGCCTCGTTCTCCCCGGCTTCCTGATCGCGCCGATCCTGCAACTGCTGTTCGGCATCAAGCTCGGAATCCTGCCCGTCGGCGGCTGGGGCGACGGCTCGATCAAGTTCCTGATCCTGCCCGTCACGGTCCTGTCGCTGCCCCACGCGGCGCGGATATCGCGGCTGATGCGCGGCTCGATGATCGAGGTGATGAACCAGAACTTCATCCGCACTGCCAAGGCAAAAGGCATCGGTCCGAGGCTAACGGTCATGCGTCACGCGCTGAAACCAGCCCTGATGCCGGTCATATCCTATCTCGGCCCGGCGGCCAGCTACCTGCTGACCGGATCGCTGGTGGTTGAAAGCATCTTCGGCCTGCCCGGCATCGGCCGCTACTTCATCACGGCCGCGCTCAACCGCGACTACGGCATGGTTCTCGGCACGGTGATTTTCTACATGGCGCTGATCGTCGTGCTCAACCTGCTCGTTGATATCGTCTACGCCTGGCTTGACCCGAAAGTGAGAACCCAATGATCCTCAATCTCGCTCGCCGCGAACAGCTGGAAGAGGAATTGCGGGCTGCAGAAGGATTGGCTCCCGAAAGCCGGTCGCTGACCCGCGACGCCATGCGCCGGCTGCTGCGCAACAAGGCTGCTGCCATTTCCCTCGTGGTGCTGACGCTGCTGATCCTGGCTGCCCTCATCGCCCCCGCCCTCATTCCGTACGGCTATGAGGATCCCGATTGGGCAGCCTTCCGCACGCCTCCGGATTTCGCCAGCGGCCATTATTTCGGCACCGACCAGAACGGCCGCGATCTGCTTGCGCGCACCCTCTACGGCACGCGCGTTTCGCTCGCCGTGGCGTTGGTCGCCACCCTCGTCTCGGTGATCATCGGCGTCCTCTACGGCGCCGTGTCAGGCTATTTCGGCGGCAAGCTGGACAGCATCATGATGCGCTTCGTCGACATCATGTACGCCCTTCCCTACATCCTCTTCGTCATCCTGCTGATGGTGATCTTCGGCCGCAACGTCTACTTGTTGTTTGCCGCCATCGGCGCGCTGGAATGGCTGACCATGGCCCGCATCGTGCGCGGCCAGACGCTGTCGCTGAAGCACCGCGAATTCATCGAGGCGGCACGGGCATCCGGCCAGCGGCCGTTCAAGATCATCCTGAAACACATTGTGCCCAACCTGGTCGGCCCGGTCGTCATCTATGCCGCCCTGACCGTGCCGGAAATCATCGCGACGGAGAGCTTTCTGTCCTATCTCGGTTTCGGCGTGCAGGAGCCGCTGACGTCGCTCGGAACGCTGATTGCCGACGGCACCAACTCGATGGAAACCGATCCCTGGCTGCTCGCCTTTCCCGCCGTCTTCCTCGTCGCCCTCCTGATGAGCCTGCTTTTCATCGGCGACGGCCTGCGCGACGCATTCGACCCGAAGGACCGCTGACATGTCGGACGCCAAAAAGAGCGAAACGCTGCTCGAACTCAAGGACTACTCCATCCGCTTCCAGACCCCGGAGGGCGATGTCGCCGCCGTCAACGGGCTTAACCTCACCATCCGCCGTGGCGAGCGTATCGCCATCGTCGGCGAAAGCGGTTCCGGCAAGAGCCAGACCTTCCTGGGCCTGATGGGATTGCTGGCGAAGAACGGCCACACCAGCGGCCAGGCGCTGCTGGAAGGTCGCGACGTGCTTTCCCTCAAGCCGCGCGAACTCGACCAGATCCGCGGCAAGGACATGGCGATGGTCTTCCAGGACCCGATGACCTCGCTCAATCCGACGCTGAAGATCTCGCGGCAACTAACGGAGCAACTCGAGGTCCACGGTGGACTGACGGCACGGGCCGCCTCCGCCACCGCTCTCGACATGCTGAAGCGCGTCGGCATTCCTGACCCGGATCGCCGCTTCAATCTCTATCCGCACGAGCTGTCAGGCGGCATGCGACAGCGCATCGTCATCGCCATGGCGCTGCTGACCCGCCCGAAGCTGCTGATCGCCGACGAGCCGACGACGGCGCTCGACGTGACCATCCAGGCGCAGATCCTCGACCTCTTCAGCGACCTGACGTCGGAAATGAAAACGGCGCTCGTCATCATCACCCACGATCTCGGCGTCGTCGCCGGCCTCGCCGAGCGGGTGGCCGTCATGTATGCCGGCGGCATCGTCGAGGACGCACCGGTGGACGACCTGTTCGACGACCCGGCCCATCCCTATACTGCCGCCCTCCACGCCTCGATCCCGAGGCCCGACCAGGATGTCGACGATCTCGCCGTCATTCCCGGCCGGCCGCCGAACCTCAAGCATCTGCCGCGTGGCTGCAGCTTCTCGCCACGTTGCGCCCATGTCGAGGACGATTGCGTCGATGCACCGCCGCCGTTGGGGCTTCTCGCACCGCAGCGGCGCGCGGCCTGCTTCCA carries:
- a CDS encoding peptide ABC transporter substrate-binding protein; translation: MTYLTKVFYASALVGSLLSLSAHAATLNVQNGGDPQSLDPQKMSSDYENRIAGDIFEGLTTEDAKDNAIPGQAESWTISPDGKVYTFKLRDGIKWSDGQPVTAEDFVFAFQRLVDPKNAAEYAYLQFTIKNAEKINKGEITDFSQLGVKAIDPKTLEITLDNATPYFLNALTHYTAYPLPKHVIDAKGADWVKIGNIVTNGPYKPTEWVPGSYVTTVKNDQYWDAKNVKIDGVKFFVMEDQSAALKRYRAGEFDILTSFPADQYQWLKTNMPGQAHVVPFLGTYYYVVNATKPPFNDKRVRQALSMAVNREVIGPKVLGTGELPMYSWVPPGTAHYGEPAQIKWKDEPYAQKVEEAKKLLKEAGFGPDHPLHAQLRYNTNDNHKRIAAAIASMWKPLGVEIELYNTETKVHYDEMQHGKVEIGRAGWLADYNDPINFLNLLSTGVDMNYGRWSNAEYDALLKQGNAETDLDKRAALFKQAEQIALDDSAAIPIYYYVSQSVVSPKIAGYEDNIQDIHRTRWLSIKE
- a CDS encoding ABC transporter permease subunit; this translates as MILNLARREQLEEELRAAEGLAPESRSLTRDAMRRLLRNKAAAISLVVLTLLILAALIAPALIPYGYEDPDWAAFRTPPDFASGHYFGTDQNGRDLLARTLYGTRVSLAVALVATLVSVIIGVLYGAVSGYFGGKLDSIMMRFVDIMYALPYILFVILLMVIFGRNVYLLFAAIGALEWLTMARIVRGQTLSLKHREFIEAARASGQRPFKIILKHIVPNLVGPVVIYAALTVPEIIATESFLSYLGFGVQEPLTSLGTLIADGTNSMETDPWLLAFPAVFLVALLMSLLFIGDGLRDAFDPKDR
- a CDS encoding ABC transporter permease subunit, whose product is MIKYAFRRLLSTIPVMWIAVTLSFFVLRLAPGGPFDGERPLPPVILKNLAAHYNLDKPLIEQYFIYMYDVLHGDLGPSFANQDFTVTQQIMSGLPYTLTIGSIAFVVAVLVGVLVGCLGALYQNRQADYWLGGTLLIGLVLPGFLIAPILQLLFGIKLGILPVGGWGDGSIKFLILPVTVLSLPHAARISRLMRGSMIEVMNQNFIRTAKAKGIGPRLTVMRHALKPALMPVISYLGPAASYLLTGSLVVESIFGLPGIGRYFITAALNRDYGMVLGTVIFYMALIVVLNLLVDIVYAWLDPKVRTQ
- a CDS encoding alpha-glucosidase yields the protein MNSTSGTAAKDWWRGAVIYQVYPRSFQDTNSDGLGDIKGITLRLPYIASLGVDAIWLAPFFTSPMADMGYDVSDYCDVDPIFGTLADFDEMMTAAHALGIKVIIDQVISHTSDVHPWFVESRTSRDNPKADWYVWANPKPDGTAPNNWLSIFGGPGWEWDGIRRQYYQHNFLTSQPDLNFHNPRVQDAVLAAVKFWLDRGVDGFRLDTVNYYFCDKQLRDNPPALPSDDAAGLDAPDTNPYGMQSHLYDKTQPENIGFLKRLRALLDTYENRATVGEVGDGARSLQTLAAYTSGGDKLHMCYTFDLLGPEFTPAHFRRCVSAFQESVTDGWVCWAFSNHDVVRHASRFAETEAERARVAKLAISLLATLRGSICLYQGEELGLPEADLAFEDLRDPYGIRFWPAFKGRDGCRTPMPWEAASVHAGFSTAEKSWLPVPYQHATLAVDRQEEDGSSVLAHYRQTLAFRRQHPMLFDGDLTFLATNEDVLAFTREKNGETLVFVFNLGRTMIELSLPQGLTVKAAMPMPGFNPKSTPTTVTLEAMDVFCGLV
- the ade gene encoding adenine deaminase, with protein sequence MTKPLEDFIDQGVGRKPADIVLKGGRFFDLVTGELVASDIAICGDRIVGTCGDYIGVEEIDITGRIVVPGFIDTHLHIESSLVTPHEFDRCVLPYGVTTVICDPHEIANVLGTEGIQFFLDSALETIMDIRVQLSSCVPATHLETSGADLPIERLLPFRDHEKVIGLAEFMNFPGVIHKDPICMAKLEAFQGDHIDGHAPLLRGNDLNGYIAAGIRTEHEATSAEEAMEKIRKGMHILVREGSVSKDLHALMPIITERLSPFIALCTDDRNPLDIAEQGHLDYMIRTAIAAGVEPLAIYRAASISAARAFGLRDRGLVAPGWRADLVVVDSLESCKAGMVFAGGRLVTDALFATRKSIAPVGLDSVKARTVNAADFGVPFTDGETSVIGVLPGKIITEHRRFRLPSVGNQTTVDLARDIIKVAVIERHGKNGNHANAFVQGFGLKKGAIASTVGHDSHNICVVGVSEDDMAQAVQRLSEIKGGFVVVEDGRITGEIALPIAGLMSLEPYERVRDTLHHLRNAAFAVGSTLQEPFLQLAFLPLPVIPHLKISDRGLVDVDAFRLIG
- a CDS encoding ABC transporter ATP-binding protein, giving the protein MSDAKKSETLLELKDYSIRFQTPEGDVAAVNGLNLTIRRGERIAIVGESGSGKSQTFLGLMGLLAKNGHTSGQALLEGRDVLSLKPRELDQIRGKDMAMVFQDPMTSLNPTLKISRQLTEQLEVHGGLTARAASATALDMLKRVGIPDPDRRFNLYPHELSGGMRQRIVIAMALLTRPKLLIADEPTTALDVTIQAQILDLFSDLTSEMKTALVIITHDLGVVAGLAERVAVMYAGGIVEDAPVDDLFDDPAHPYTAALHASIPRPDQDVDDLAVIPGRPPNLKHLPRGCSFSPRCAHVEDDCVDAPPPLGLLAPQRRAACFHPLLGHQQRSPVHG